In Zingiber officinale cultivar Zhangliang chromosome 1A, Zo_v1.1, whole genome shotgun sequence, a genomic segment contains:
- the LOC122010086 gene encoding transcription factor MYB36-like encodes MGRAPCCDKANVKKGPWSPEEDAKLISYIHQHGTGGNWIALPHKIGLKRCGKSCRLRWLNYLRPDIKHGAFSDEEDRVILSLYITIGSRWSIIASQLPGRTDNDIKNYWNTKLKKKLFGKPRREPCAHRRQSKGASKDGDADEADSIPDSGCNNWTHTQSNNPPSWSTKIGQGPSMISQAQSFDEAAGIGLAGSGSLQTNLLGDGFSTELDEMLIWFGQGIDGSCTFESSIISNAA; translated from the exons ATGGGAAGAGCGCCGTGCTGCGACAAAGCCAACGTGAAGAAAGGCCCCTGGTCGCCGGAGGAGGACGCCAAGCTCATCTCCTACATTCATCAACACGGCACGGGCGGTAACTGGATTGCCCTCCCCCACAAGATCG gCCTGAAACGTTGCGGCAAGAGCTGCCGTCTCCGGTGGCTCAACTACCTCCGCCCCGACATCAAGCACGGGGCCTTTTCCGACGAGGAAGACCGAGTCATTCTCAGCTTGTACATCACCATCGGCAGCAG GTGGTCTATAATCGCCTCGCAATTACCCGGTCGGACCGACAACGACATCAAGAACTACTGGAACACCAAGCTCAAGAAGAAGCTCTTCGGCAAGCCGCGAAGGGAACCGTGTGCACACCGCCGCCAGAGCAAAGGAGCTAGTAAGGATGGTGATGCCGATGAGGCCGATTCCATTCCTGATTCCGGCTGCAACAATTGGACCCACACACAATCTAATAATCCACCCTCGTGGTCGACCAAAATCGGACAGGGTCCATCGATGATTTCCCAGGCACAATCATTTGATGAAGCGGCCGGAATTGGCTTGGCTGGTTCTGGTTCCTTGCAGACAAATCTACTCGGCGATGGTTTCTCCACCGAGCTCGACGAGATGCTGATCTGGTTCGGCCAGGGAATAGATGGCTCCTGCACTTTTGAAAGCAGCATAATTAGTAACGCTGCTTAG